A stretch of Desulfobacter hydrogenophilus DNA encodes these proteins:
- the folP gene encoding dihydropteroate synthase: MTTTAYTLEFGRFKLDLGPMACIMGILNTTPDSFSDGGKYTSLDKALTRAREMVTAGAHILDIGGESSRPFSEPVSEQEELDRTIPVIEAIADRIDIPISIDTVKATVAKEALAAGGSIINDISAFEKDPDMVNVAVETGALAVLMHMKGTPETMQVNPSYDDLMGEIITYLQERVNFVLEKGMSPKKIILDPGIGFGKTVAHNLVLIKELHQLTALGYPVLMGPSRKSFIQNVLGNVTGKKAAPKDAGTGYGTLAACAASLMNGAHILRVHDVEAVCAFSHIIDAIRNA; this comes from the coding sequence TTGACCACCACAGCCTATACCCTTGAATTTGGCCGTTTCAAACTGGATTTGGGTCCAATGGCCTGTATCATGGGTATTTTAAACACCACACCGGATTCTTTTTCAGACGGGGGAAAATACACCAGCCTGGACAAAGCCCTGACCCGGGCCCGGGAGATGGTGACGGCAGGCGCCCATATCCTGGACATCGGTGGAGAATCCTCCAGGCCGTTTTCCGAACCGGTGAGTGAACAAGAGGAGCTTGACCGGACCATTCCCGTCATTGAGGCGATTGCCGACCGGATTGACATTCCCATCTCCATTGATACGGTAAAAGCAACGGTGGCAAAAGAAGCCCTTGCCGCAGGTGGATCCATCATCAATGATATCTCCGCCTTTGAAAAAGACCCCGACATGGTGAATGTGGCCGTGGAGACCGGCGCCCTTGCCGTTCTCATGCACATGAAAGGCACACCGGAAACCATGCAGGTGAACCCAAGCTATGATGATCTCATGGGTGAAATCATCACCTATCTGCAGGAACGGGTTAATTTTGTGCTTGAAAAAGGCATGTCCCCCAAAAAGATTATCCTGGATCCGGGCATAGGGTTTGGTAAAACCGTTGCGCACAACCTTGTGCTTATCAAGGAACTTCACCAGCTCACAGCCTTAGGATATCCAGTACTCATGGGTCCGTCCAGAAAATCCTTTATCCAGAATGTGCTGGGCAATGTCACGGGCAAAAAGGCTGCCCCAAAAGATGCAGGTACCGGATACGGCACCCTGGCTGCCTGTGCAGCATCCCTGATGAACGGCGCACACATTCTCCGGGTCCATGATGTTGAAGCGGTGTGCGCATTCTCACACATCATTGACGCCATCAGGAATGCTTAA
- the ftsH gene encoding ATP-dependent zinc metalloprotease FtsH has translation MNQFYKNISLWLVIVLMMVMLYNIFNQQQGGQADLGYSEFLSLVEDGRIQNVVIQGRDLIITDTSGARFNSYAPDDSQLIDILRKSGVSIKAKPPAESSWFMSIVVSWLPMIVLIGVWIFFMRQMQGGGGGGKAMSFGKSRARLMDDKGEKVTFANVQGIDEAKEELTEVVDFLKNPNKYTRLGGRIPKGVLLVGNPGTGKTLLSRAVAGEAGVPFFTISGSDFVEMFVGVGASRVRDLFAQGKKNAPCIIFIDEIDAVGRQRGAGLGGGHDEREQTLNQLLVEMDGFESNEGVILMAATNRADVLDPALLRPGRFDRQVVVDMPDIKGREGILRVHMKKSPLAKDVNPNILAKGTPGFSGADLENLCNEAALLAAKRNREKLFMRDFEDAKDKVYMGLERKSKVIKEDEKKTTAYHEGGHALVARFLPNTDTVNKITIIPRGRAAGVTWFLPEEGDFKYKDQLENELSIAFGGRVAEEIIFKRISTGASNDIKQATKLANRMVRSFGMSDNLAPVSYEDHDDNIFIGREMTQAKGYSEATAQKIDAEVAGLIKRAYDTAKTILEENIDLLHALTDLLLEKETVMGPELDDLIASLRPEFEFFGRRNIRTEPEPPKEEETPVHDEPKDVKNNGSDDDTETKDPDPDTMDSEASKDKKEDN, from the coding sequence TTGAATCAATTCTATAAAAATATCTCCCTTTGGCTGGTGATTGTTCTGATGATGGTCATGCTTTACAATATATTTAACCAGCAGCAGGGTGGTCAGGCCGACCTCGGCTATTCAGAATTTTTGTCCCTTGTGGAAGACGGCCGTATTCAAAATGTGGTTATCCAGGGTCGGGATCTTATCATTACAGATACCAGCGGTGCAAGGTTCAATAGTTATGCCCCGGACGATTCCCAACTCATTGATATCCTGCGCAAAAGCGGAGTGTCCATCAAGGCCAAGCCGCCGGCCGAATCCTCCTGGTTCATGTCCATTGTCGTTTCCTGGCTGCCTATGATTGTGCTCATCGGTGTATGGATTTTTTTCATGCGTCAAATGCAGGGCGGCGGCGGGGGGGGGAAAGCCATGTCTTTTGGGAAAAGCCGGGCCAGACTCATGGATGACAAGGGGGAAAAGGTAACCTTTGCCAATGTCCAGGGCATTGATGAGGCCAAGGAGGAACTCACAGAGGTCGTTGACTTTCTGAAAAATCCCAATAAATATACTCGCCTGGGCGGTCGTATCCCCAAAGGAGTGCTTTTGGTAGGCAATCCCGGTACCGGTAAAACCTTGCTTTCCCGGGCCGTGGCAGGGGAAGCAGGCGTTCCATTTTTCACCATTTCCGGGTCTGATTTTGTTGAAATGTTTGTGGGTGTCGGCGCATCCAGGGTCCGGGATCTGTTTGCCCAAGGCAAGAAAAATGCCCCTTGTATTATATTCATTGACGAAATTGATGCTGTGGGGCGTCAGCGAGGTGCAGGCCTTGGCGGCGGGCACGATGAACGGGAACAGACTTTGAATCAACTTTTAGTGGAGATGGATGGGTTTGAGTCCAATGAAGGGGTTATTCTCATGGCAGCCACCAACCGGGCCGATGTTCTGGACCCGGCACTGTTGCGTCCCGGCCGGTTTGACCGGCAGGTGGTAGTGGACATGCCCGATATCAAGGGGCGTGAAGGCATTTTGCGGGTACATATGAAAAAAAGCCCCCTGGCCAAGGATGTGAATCCGAATATTCTTGCCAAAGGCACCCCCGGTTTTTCCGGTGCAGATTTGGAAAATCTGTGCAATGAGGCAGCCCTTCTGGCAGCCAAACGCAACCGTGAAAAATTGTTCATGCGCGACTTTGAAGATGCTAAGGATAAGGTTTACATGGGGCTTGAAAGAAAATCCAAGGTAATCAAGGAAGACGAAAAAAAGACCACGGCCTACCACGAGGGCGGTCATGCCCTGGTGGCCCGGTTCCTGCCCAATACGGATACCGTGAATAAAATTACCATTATCCCCAGGGGAAGGGCTGCCGGGGTGACCTGGTTTCTGCCCGAAGAAGGGGATTTCAAATACAAGGACCAGCTGGAAAACGAACTGTCCATTGCCTTTGGTGGCCGTGTGGCAGAAGAGATCATATTCAAACGAATTTCCACCGGGGCGTCCAATGACATAAAGCAGGCCACCAAACTTGCCAACCGCATGGTCAGAAGTTTCGGCATGAGTGATAACCTGGCACCGGTTTCCTATGAAGATCATGATGACAATATTTTCATCGGCAGGGAAATGACCCAGGCCAAAGGCTATTCCGAAGCCACGGCCCAGAAAATAGACGCCGAGGTGGCAGGCCTGATCAAGCGCGCATACGACACGGCCAAAACCATTTTAGAGGAGAACATCGACCTCCTCCATGCTCTGACCGATCTTCTTCTGGAAAAAGAAACGGTTATGGGGCCTGAACTTGATGACCTTATTGCAAGCCTGCGCCCTGAGTTTGAGTTCTTTGGACGACGTAATATCCGGACTGAACCGGAACCGCCCAAAGAGGAGGAGACCCCGGTACATGATGAGCCGAAAGATGTGAAGAATAACGGCTCCGACGACGATACAGAGACAAAAGATCCTGATCCGGACACGATGGATTCTGAGGCGTCTAAGGATAAAAAAGAAGATAATTAG
- a CDS encoding type III pantothenate kinase has translation MLLVIDVGNTNTVIGVYENETLAQDWRIRTIRETTADEFNILARALFADKCIQLTDITKIVISSVVPSSVRILNAFCERYLGITPLWINSESVKKLMPILYSNPNEVGADRIVNAVAAYEKYKKALIIIDFGTATTFDAISEKGEYLGGAICPGVGISAEALFQRTSRLPRVEIFKAPEKVIGDDTIESIKSGIIFGNAAMVDGMVDRMKQEMKTTPMIIATGGLAPLIAEVSNAIESVDLALTLDGLKIISRAL, from the coding sequence ATGCTGCTGGTAATTGATGTGGGTAATACAAATACCGTGATTGGTGTTTATGAAAACGAAACCTTGGCGCAGGACTGGCGTATCAGAACCATCAGAGAGACCACGGCCGATGAATTCAATATCCTGGCCCGGGCCCTGTTTGCCGACAAATGCATCCAGCTCACCGACATCACAAAAATCGTCATATCCTCAGTGGTGCCGTCGTCCGTGAGGATATTAAACGCTTTCTGCGAACGCTATCTGGGTATTACGCCATTATGGATCAATTCGGAATCCGTAAAAAAGCTGATGCCCATTCTCTATTCCAATCCCAACGAGGTCGGCGCAGACCGCATTGTCAATGCCGTGGCAGCCTATGAAAAATATAAAAAGGCGCTGATCATCATTGATTTCGGCACAGCGACCACCTTTGACGCCATCTCGGAAAAAGGAGAATACCTTGGCGGTGCCATCTGCCCCGGCGTTGGAATCTCAGCCGAAGCCTTGTTCCAAAGGACCTCCCGCCTGCCCCGAGTGGAAATTTTCAAGGCACCGGAAAAAGTAATCGGTGATGACACCATTGAAAGCATCAAGTCCGGTATCATTTTCGGTAACGCAGCCATGGTAGACGGTATGGTGGACCGGATGAAACAGGAGATGAAAACCACGCCCATGATCATTGCAACGGGCGGGCTTGCCCCGCTCATTGCCGAAGTATCCAATGCCATTGAATCTGTGGACTTGGCTTTGACCCTGGATGGTCTTAAAATAATCAGCCGGGCATTGTGA
- a CDS encoding Gfo/Idh/MocA family protein, whose protein sequence is MAEKCLRVALIGCGRIAVKHIMAITKKNNGLLLCAVAGTSPGAFDKLLDSCNLSGKKKHQIKNTVKTYTDYNQMLQKEKPDITSITVPSGLHYAIAKAAMFSGSHILLEKPMSMRASQAKELFDISEQKNRRIAMGHIFRYFPIVGNLQKDVAAGRFGKISHGSVIVRWGHDQSYYDQNAWRGTWEHDGGVLMNQCVHAIDLICWLMNGQATAANAMLGKRFHDMEAEDITLGTLKLDNGALCQIEGTTNSPSHDHEAAFYLLGEKGGFRIGVRRGRPYFDIRINGKKKNLEYLIKEIRSKGLLGLFSLTNPHAGIYTDLRDAVLNKKSPIADARSGMMSVESVLALYLSAKEKKQIDIPLAEDFSSEEMSGYIFK, encoded by the coding sequence ATGGCTGAAAAATGTCTTCGGGTCGCACTGATCGGATGCGGCCGGATTGCCGTCAAACACATCATGGCCATAACAAAAAAAAATAATGGCCTTTTACTTTGTGCTGTGGCAGGCACATCCCCCGGGGCTTTCGACAAATTGCTCGATTCTTGTAACCTGTCGGGCAAAAAAAAGCATCAAATCAAAAATACCGTAAAAACATACACGGATTATAACCAGATGCTCCAAAAGGAAAAACCGGATATCACCTCAATAACGGTGCCTTCGGGGCTGCACTATGCCATTGCAAAAGCCGCAATGTTCAGCGGATCTCATATTCTTCTTGAAAAGCCCATGAGCATGAGAGCAAGCCAGGCCAAAGAGTTGTTTGATATTTCCGAACAAAAAAACAGGCGAATTGCCATGGGGCATATCTTCCGTTATTTTCCCATTGTCGGGAATCTGCAAAAGGATGTTGCTGCCGGACGGTTCGGTAAAATCAGTCACGGCTCGGTAATTGTACGCTGGGGACATGATCAGTCATATTACGACCAGAATGCCTGGCGAGGCACATGGGAGCACGACGGCGGCGTACTGATGAACCAGTGTGTTCACGCCATTGATCTTATCTGCTGGCTTATGAACGGCCAAGCCACTGCAGCAAATGCAATGCTTGGAAAGCGCTTTCATGACATGGAGGCAGAAGATATCACCCTTGGGACACTCAAGCTTGACAACGGTGCGCTGTGCCAAATCGAAGGGACAACCAACTCTCCTTCCCACGACCACGAGGCGGCTTTTTACCTGCTTGGGGAAAAGGGCGGTTTTCGTATAGGTGTTCGCCGGGGCAGGCCCTATTTTGATATCAGAATCAACGGTAAAAAGAAAAACCTTGAGTACTTAATAAAAGAGATCCGATCAAAGGGTCTTTTGGGCCTTTTCTCCCTGACAAATCCCCATGCCGGAATATACACTGACCTAAGAGATGCCGTTCTTAACAAAAAATCGCCCATTGCCGATGCAAGATCAGGCATGATGTCTGTTGAATCTGTTCTGGCTTTATACCTGTCGGCAAAGGAGAAAAAGCAGATCGATATTCCCCTTGCAGAGGATTTTTCATCCGAAGAGATGTCAGGATATATTTTTAAATAA
- a CDS encoding dihydroorotate dehydrogenase electron transfer subunit yields the protein MITQLMPAMVKVADKDVHSPEFATLYVNQHIDFKPGQFVMVWIPGVDEKPYTISHHSPERFGITVEAKGLFSRKAVSLGPGDKIGIRGPFGNGFNMGIGHKRVAVVAGGCGMAPLAPLVETFQTDKGPEVFLIQGARSKSFLLYPDRFAAKAEICTDDGSKGYKGFVTDILVQKIKDLSAISTPAFDMVYACGPEIMMAKVFDICEVHSIPCQVSLERYMRCGFGVCGACVCGHAVVCKDGPVFGSKMLRTMADFNTRALLKTGQPVPLNEYATWRCQ from the coding sequence ATGATTACACAGCTGATGCCCGCCATGGTCAAGGTGGCGGACAAGGACGTTCACAGCCCTGAGTTTGCCACCCTGTATGTCAACCAGCACATCGACTTTAAACCAGGCCAGTTTGTCATGGTGTGGATTCCCGGCGTGGATGAAAAACCTTATACCATTTCCCATCACAGTCCGGAACGCTTTGGTATTACCGTGGAGGCCAAGGGCCTTTTTTCTAGAAAAGCCGTATCCCTTGGGCCTGGTGATAAAATCGGTATCCGCGGGCCCTTTGGCAATGGGTTTAATATGGGAATCGGTCACAAACGGGTTGCCGTTGTGGCCGGCGGCTGCGGTATGGCGCCCCTTGCTCCCCTTGTGGAGACCTTTCAGACCGATAAGGGGCCTGAAGTTTTTCTAATCCAGGGGGCCCGGTCCAAATCTTTTCTGCTTTATCCGGACCGGTTTGCGGCAAAAGCCGAAATCTGTACCGATGACGGATCAAAGGGATATAAAGGGTTTGTGACGGATATCCTAGTACAAAAAATAAAAGATTTATCGGCAATTTCCACCCCTGCTTTTGATATGGTCTATGCCTGCGGCCCGGAGATCATGATGGCAAAGGTGTTTGATATCTGTGAAGTCCATAGCATCCCCTGCCAGGTTTCCCTGGAACGGTACATGAGATGCGGATTCGGGGTGTGCGGAGCCTGTGTCTGTGGTCACGCCGTGGTGTGTAAAGACGGGCCGGTATTTGGATCAAAGATGTTAAGAACCATGGCTGATTTTAATACCCGGGCACTGTTGAAAACCGGACAGCCGGTACCGTTAAATGAGTATGCCACCTGGCGCTGCCAGTGA
- a CDS encoding CdaR family protein produces the protein MAVAATVIAIIIFTASNQEPRETNLLLPVDYANVPDDMILTNFHTDKIAVRIKCRPKHIEKLSKKSLVYPADIYTDLAFDPAGSADAIEPGRYLLPVDKTRIPLGRSTSIVKITPSSLSIRLEKKVTRVFKVTVPYIGETAKGYMALSPVCEPATVALTGAKSLINRIKQLATKPVDLTNANENFKKEVPLNLGQPELFTVAQSIFVVSVQVQPLTGTRTIEQIPIELQNRPGKKVSIEPSTISIDLKGPQEKLNTTTLTDKIHAFMDLEGLKPGVYARHVCIDIPVELVMTNASPRVFTVKIE, from the coding sequence ATGGCTGTGGCGGCGACGGTCATAGCAATTATTATTTTCACCGCCAGCAACCAGGAACCCAGGGAAACAAACCTACTTCTGCCTGTGGATTATGCCAATGTTCCGGATGATATGATTTTGACCAATTTTCACACGGACAAAATCGCAGTCAGGATAAAATGTCGGCCCAAACACATTGAAAAACTGTCAAAGAAAAGCCTGGTCTATCCTGCAGACATATATACGGACCTGGCCTTTGACCCGGCAGGCAGTGCGGATGCCATTGAACCGGGCCGTTATTTGCTGCCTGTGGATAAAACTCGGATTCCTTTGGGACGTTCTACTTCCATTGTTAAGATCACGCCCTCCTCTTTAAGCATCCGCCTGGAAAAAAAAGTGACCCGGGTCTTCAAGGTAACGGTTCCGTATATCGGAGAAACGGCCAAGGGCTACATGGCGCTTTCACCGGTGTGCGAACCTGCCACCGTGGCCCTGACCGGCGCAAAATCCCTGATCAACCGGATTAAACAGCTCGCCACCAAACCCGTGGACCTGACCAATGCCAATGAAAATTTTAAAAAAGAAGTCCCCTTAAATCTTGGACAGCCAGAGCTTTTCACGGTTGCTCAGTCCATATTTGTGGTGTCCGTTCAGGTTCAGCCGCTCACCGGGACCCGGACCATTGAACAGATTCCAATAGAGCTTCAAAATCGGCCCGGAAAAAAAGTCAGCATTGAACCGTCAACCATTTCTATTGATCTTAAAGGTCCCCAGGAAAAATTGAACACCACGACCTTAACGGATAAAATTCATGCGTTCATGGATCTTGAAGGGCTTAAACCCGGGGTATATGCCCGGCACGTCTGTATTGACATCCCCGTGGAACTGGTCATGACCAATGCCTCACCCCGGGTATTTACCGTTAAAATTGAATAA
- the tilS gene encoding tRNA lysidine(34) synthetase TilS → MTAQSSFAPKFADQVLDTIREHHMVAPGHSVLIGVSGGPDSMALAQVLTGLKKDLGIHIGLAHLNHMLRGSHALADEAFVREFAREHNLDLVVETKNVADLAKNQRLCVEEAGRNARYNFFTRVAGEKGFHRIALGHHRDDNIEQVLMNLVRGTGPRGLRGIQPVRQEKFIRPLIRMPRADILAFLDEIKQDYRVDESNEDTSYLRNRIRHCLIPFLEKEFNPDIKAGLSRMSGIIGLEDAFLDRIAQTALDKATTKREKGQIELSIPAINKLDRALGARVIRAALLLVKQDLKRISNTHIRDILYFAGKKGESGKSLDLPGQIRVYRQRDLLRIKKEETALRTLGRHLKTRRYQNGKPDENPGN, encoded by the coding sequence ATGACGGCCCAATCATCCTTTGCCCCCAAATTTGCAGACCAGGTGCTTGACACCATTCGAGAACACCACATGGTTGCTCCCGGGCACAGTGTGTTAATCGGCGTTTCCGGCGGCCCTGACTCCATGGCGCTGGCACAGGTTCTAACAGGTTTAAAAAAAGATCTGGGCATCCATATAGGCCTGGCTCATTTAAACCACATGCTTCGGGGCAGCCACGCCCTGGCCGATGAGGCCTTTGTCCGTGAATTTGCCAGGGAACACAACCTTGATCTGGTCGTTGAAACAAAAAATGTAGCAGACCTTGCGAAAAACCAACGGCTTTGTGTTGAAGAGGCCGGCAGAAATGCCAGGTATAATTTTTTTACCCGGGTGGCCGGTGAAAAAGGATTTCACCGTATTGCCCTGGGCCATCACCGGGATGACAACATCGAGCAGGTTTTGATGAATCTTGTCCGCGGAACCGGTCCCCGTGGCCTTCGGGGGATTCAACCGGTCAGGCAGGAAAAATTTATACGCCCTCTGATCCGGATGCCCAGAGCCGACATCCTGGCGTTTCTTGATGAGATAAAACAAGATTATAGAGTTGATGAGTCCAATGAGGACACATCCTACCTTCGCAACCGAATCCGGCATTGTTTGATCCCCTTTCTTGAAAAGGAGTTCAATCCCGACATTAAAGCCGGACTTTCACGGATGTCCGGCATCATCGGACTGGAAGATGCTTTTTTGGATCGGATCGCCCAAACCGCCCTGGACAAAGCAACAACCAAAAGGGAAAAAGGACAGATTGAGTTGTCCATACCGGCGATTAACAAGCTTGACCGGGCGCTGGGAGCCCGGGTCATCCGAGCGGCACTGTTGTTGGTAAAACAAGATTTAAAACGAATTTCCAATACCCATATCCGGGATATCCTTTACTTTGCGGGCAAAAAAGGAGAATCAGGAAAGAGTCTGGACCTGCCCGGCCAAATTCGGGTATATAGACAAAGGGATCTTCTGCGTATAAAAAAGGAAGAAACAGCACTGCGGACACTTGGCAGGCACCTTAAAACCCGCAGGTATCAAAATGGAAAACCGGACGAAAACCCCGGTAACTGA
- a CDS encoding dihydroorotate dehydrogenase, with translation MQINFLGKNLHTPLVLASGVLGNNKAILERVWENGCGLPTMKSIGPAPREGHKNPTVIDLGNGLINAVGLPSPGYLNMEEEWQELSDRVFPITASIYGGSVEEFVQVAAFVSAKGPDFIELNISCPNSDQHGMVFGVNAQSSHDVVAAVKKVIHVPLIAKLTPAAPDIATIAKACEDAGADAICAINTAGPGMVIDIESRSPVLAFKKGGLSGPMIKPIAVRCVYDIFRSVSIPIIGLGGISTGKDAIEIIMAGATLVGIGTAVRYRGITVFDKVNKEISDWLAVHDTSMEEIRGAAHREAL, from the coding sequence ATGCAAATCAATTTTTTAGGAAAAAACCTTCACACGCCTCTGGTGCTTGCATCGGGCGTGCTCGGCAACAATAAAGCTATTCTGGAGCGGGTTTGGGAAAACGGATGCGGGCTTCCCACCATGAAGTCCATTGGGCCGGCCCCCCGGGAGGGCCATAAAAATCCAACGGTCATTGACCTTGGCAACGGTCTGATTAATGCTGTGGGACTGCCCTCCCCGGGCTACCTGAATATGGAAGAGGAGTGGCAGGAACTGTCAGACCGGGTCTTTCCCATAACTGCCAGCATCTACGGCGGGTCTGTGGAAGAGTTTGTCCAAGTGGCGGCGTTTGTTTCGGCCAAGGGACCGGACTTTATTGAATTGAATATCTCCTGTCCCAATTCAGATCAGCACGGCATGGTTTTCGGCGTGAATGCCCAGTCTTCCCATGATGTTGTGGCTGCGGTTAAAAAAGTGATTCATGTACCCTTGATTGCCAAGCTGACACCGGCGGCTCCGGATATTGCAACCATTGCAAAGGCATGTGAGGATGCCGGTGCCGATGCCATCTGCGCCATTAATACCGCAGGGCCGGGCATGGTTATTGACATTGAGTCCCGGTCTCCTGTGCTGGCCTTTAAAAAGGGCGGGCTTTCCGGTCCCATGATCAAACCCATTGCCGTGCGCTGTGTATACGATATTTTTCGGTCCGTCTCCATTCCCATCATTGGTCTGGGCGGCATCAGCACGGGAAAAGACGCCATAGAGATCATCATGGCAGGGGCGACACTGGTGGGAATCGGCACGGCCGTGCGGTACCGGGGTATCACCGTGTTTGATAAAGTAAATAAGGAAATCAGCGATTGGCTGGCAGTCCACGACACAAGCATGGAAGAGATCCGGGGCGCAGCCCACAGGGAGGCCCTATGA
- the pyrE gene encoding orotate phosphoribosyltransferase, whose protein sequence is MNYKEEFIEFLVTCNALKFGEFELKSGRIAPYFINTGMFDTGSKIQKLGTYYAKAIDAHFKGKFHGIYGPAYKGIPLCITAACALADMGIDKGYVFNRKEAKTYADKSAVVGMPLTPDTRLILVDDVITSGKAIRESLEVLKGCGNPQVCGIIISVNRQEKGKTDKNALEEVAETLGIPIFAIVTIREIIDFLHNRDIAGKIVLDDQMKAKIETYLEAYGAGS, encoded by the coding sequence ATGAATTATAAAGAGGAATTTATTGAATTTCTGGTAACGTGCAACGCCTTGAAGTTTGGTGAGTTTGAACTGAAAAGCGGCCGAATTGCCCCCTATTTTATCAACACCGGCATGTTTGACACCGGATCAAAGATTCAAAAACTTGGCACCTATTATGCTAAGGCCATTGACGCCCATTTCAAAGGAAAATTTCACGGGATTTACGGACCTGCCTACAAGGGTATTCCTTTGTGCATCACAGCAGCCTGTGCCCTGGCCGACATGGGCATCGACAAAGGGTATGTGTTCAACCGCAAGGAAGCTAAAACCTATGCCGACAAAAGCGCCGTGGTGGGCATGCCGTTGACCCCAGACACCCGGCTGATCCTGGTGGATGACGTCATTACCTCGGGCAAGGCCATCCGGGAATCCCTGGAAGTTCTAAAAGGATGCGGCAATCCCCAGGTTTGCGGTATTATTATCAGCGTAAACCGCCAGGAAAAGGGAAAAACAGACAAAAATGCTCTGGAAGAGGTGGCAGAGACCCTTGGTATTCCCATTTTCGCCATTGTCACCATAAGGGAGATCATTGATTTTCTGCACAACCGGGACATAGCGGGCAAAATTGTTCTGGATGACCAGATGAAAGCAAAAATAGAGACATATCTGGAAGCCTATGGCGCAGGCAGTTGA
- the nqrF gene encoding NADH:ubiquinone reductase (Na(+)-transporting) subunit F, with protein MIYIISIVVFTIVIGILVAVLLFVEAKVTTRGEHVVTINGKADEALKISGNPTLLSALSGKDIFLPSACGGSGSCGMCRCKVLEGGGSVLPTELAHLSRKEKAEGVRLSCQLKVKEDLSIELPESIFGIKKVDAEVISNKNVATFIKELVLRPSEPFDFEAGAYIQIDVPEYEIDFKNFHIASKYVSEWKKYNLLDLTSKGIKPGFRAYSLANPPHDKEILMLNVRIATPPPGTEGIPPGFGSSYVFGLKPGDRVMVSGPYGDFMARDTDREMCFIGGGAGMAPLRSHILHQLNGINSGRKISFWYGARSKKEMFYDENFKELVEKFPNFSYHVALSDPEAEDNWTGRTGFINTYLVDEYLSTHEDPAEIEYYLCGPPPMIDSVINSLYEMGVEDDMIFYDKF; from the coding sequence TTGATCTATATTATCAGCATTGTGGTGTTTACCATTGTTATCGGAATTCTGGTTGCGGTGCTTCTGTTTGTGGAAGCAAAAGTTACCACCCGGGGAGAACATGTGGTGACCATCAACGGCAAGGCCGACGAGGCCTTAAAAATTTCGGGCAATCCCACGCTTTTGTCTGCCCTGTCGGGTAAAGATATTTTTCTGCCCTCGGCCTGCGGCGGGTCCGGGTCCTGCGGGATGTGTCGCTGCAAAGTGCTTGAGGGCGGCGGCAGCGTGCTGCCCACGGAACTGGCGCATTTAAGCCGGAAGGAGAAGGCTGAAGGGGTTCGGCTCTCCTGCCAGCTCAAAGTCAAGGAAGATCTTTCCATTGAGTTGCCTGAATCCATTTTTGGCATCAAAAAGGTGGATGCCGAAGTGATATCCAATAAAAATGTGGCCACGTTTATCAAAGAGCTTGTGCTGCGTCCCTCCGAACCCTTTGATTTCGAGGCCGGCGCCTATATTCAAATTGACGTGCCTGAATATGAAATCGATTTTAAAAATTTTCATATCGCAAGCAAGTATGTCAGTGAATGGAAAAAATATAATCTTTTAGACCTGACGTCCAAGGGTATAAAACCGGGATTCAGGGCCTATTCCCTGGCCAATCCGCCCCATGACAAAGAGATTCTCATGCTCAACGTACGTATTGCAACGCCGCCGCCGGGCACCGAAGGCATTCCCCCTGGATTTGGTTCTTCCTATGTGTTCGGGCTTAAACCCGGCGACCGGGTGATGGTGTCAGGCCCTTACGGGGACTTCATGGCAAGAGATACGGATCGGGAAATGTGCTTTATCGGCGGTGGCGCCGGCATGGCGCCTTTACGCTCCCATATTCTGCACCAGCTGAACGGTATCAACTCCGGCCGAAAGATCTCCTTCTGGTACGGAGCCAGATCCAAAAAAGAGATGTTTTACGACGAAAATTTTAAAGAACTGGTGGAAAAATTTCCTAATTTCTCCTACCATGTCGCCTTGTCCGACCCCGAAGCGGAGGACAACTGGACCGGGCGGACCGGGTTTATAAACACTTATCTTGTGGATGAATACCTAAGTACCCACGAAGATCCGGCTGAAATTGAGTATTACCTGTGCGGACCGCCGCCCATGATTGATTCCGTTATTAACAGCCTTTATGAGATGGGTGTGGAAGATGATATGATATTTTATGACAAGTTTTAA